A genomic stretch from Bacterioplanes sanyensis includes:
- a CDS encoding DUF692 domain-containing protein: MTMTFPVQGAGLGLRRGLMEALTSVDDGRIDFMEVAPENWMRIGGRLGKAFRAFTERYDFLCHGLSLSLGSPDPLDEDFVREVGRFLRQHNIKAYSEHLSYCSNDGHMYDLMPIPFTEQAVQYVAERIQRVQDILGQRLIIENVSAYAEPGKEMSEVEFVSQVVKAADCDLLLDVNNVYVNCRNHGGDARDYIAAMPSERIRYCHIAGHFDEAPDLLVDTHGMEVKDDVWQLLQFTYQHHGVIPTLLERDFNFPALEELLAEVDLIRQHQQAALVAEQAV, from the coding sequence ATGACGATGACTTTTCCAGTGCAGGGGGCCGGCTTAGGCTTGCGCCGTGGTTTGATGGAAGCACTGACGAGCGTCGATGACGGTCGCATTGATTTCATGGAAGTGGCACCAGAGAATTGGATGCGCATTGGTGGACGCTTGGGCAAAGCGTTTCGTGCATTCACTGAGCGCTATGATTTTCTTTGCCACGGCTTGTCCCTGTCACTGGGAAGTCCCGACCCACTAGACGAAGATTTTGTGCGGGAAGTGGGGCGCTTTTTGCGCCAACACAATATTAAGGCCTACAGCGAACACCTCAGTTATTGCAGCAACGATGGTCATATGTACGACCTAATGCCGATTCCTTTTACCGAGCAGGCCGTCCAGTACGTTGCAGAAAGAATTCAGCGCGTGCAGGATATTTTGGGCCAGCGGTTAATCATTGAAAATGTCTCGGCGTATGCAGAGCCTGGCAAAGAAATGTCGGAGGTGGAGTTCGTCAGTCAGGTGGTAAAAGCGGCGGACTGCGATCTGTTGTTGGATGTGAATAATGTGTATGTGAACTGCCGAAATCATGGCGGCGATGCCAGAGATTACATCGCCGCCATGCCCAGTGAGCGTATTCGTTATTGTCACATCGCCGGGCATTTTGATGAAGCTCCTGATTTGCTGGTCGATACCCATGGCATGGAAGTGAAAGACGACGTGTGGCAATTGTTGCAGTTTACTTATCAGCATCATGGCGTGATCCCAACCTTGCTTGAACGTGATTTTAATTTCCCCGCACTGGAGGAATTGTTGGCCGAGGTGGATCTCATTCGCCAGCATCAGCAAGCGGCGCTGGTGGCGGAGCAGGCGGTATGA
- a CDS encoding DNA-binding domain-containing protein, whose protein sequence is MTTLALQKQLADSIRNAGVAAPEGVSERALGVYRDLFFNNVLSFLDGTFPVCERVLSHLHGREQWLQLAREFLRDYHCTSPLFLDIPQHFLDYLSQRDDVWLPPWLCELAHYEWLELAVDIAPQTITEDVDANADLATSVPILAAAAQGYLYQYPVHTISVDEPDPTPTLTALIVFRDRQDKTCFIESNPLTLGLLAQLQEQSCSGSEAVAKVLAASGQALSDSALAGGLAILQQWQQQGLILGASVTARSS, encoded by the coding sequence ATGACAACACTGGCATTGCAAAAACAGTTAGCAGACAGCATTCGCAATGCAGGCGTTGCCGCTCCAGAAGGTGTATCAGAGCGTGCACTGGGTGTGTATCGCGACCTGTTTTTTAACAATGTACTGAGTTTTCTGGACGGCACTTTTCCTGTTTGTGAAAGGGTGCTGTCGCATTTGCACGGTAGGGAGCAATGGTTGCAACTCGCGCGTGAGTTCTTGCGTGATTACCACTGTACCTCGCCTTTATTCTTAGACATTCCGCAGCATTTTCTGGATTACTTAAGTCAACGAGATGATGTGTGGCTGCCTCCTTGGCTGTGTGAGTTGGCGCACTACGAATGGCTGGAATTGGCGGTGGACATTGCGCCGCAAACCATCACTGAAGATGTCGATGCCAATGCCGATTTGGCCACGTCGGTGCCAATTCTGGCCGCTGCGGCGCAAGGTTATCTTTACCAGTATCCGGTGCACACCATCAGTGTTGATGAACCTGATCCCACGCCGACCCTGACGGCGTTAATTGTCTTTCGCGATCGCCAAGACAAAACTTGCTTTATTGAGTCCAATCCCCTGACGCTGGGATTGCTTGCACAGCTGCAGGAGCAATCGTGCAGCGGTAGCGAGGCGGTCGCAAAGGTATTGGCGGCGTCTGGCCAGGCGTTGTCGGATAGCGCTTTGGCAGGGGGCTTGGCGATACTGCAGCAATGGCAGCAACAGGGCTTGATTTTGGGCGCTAGCGTGACAGCGCGTTCGAGCTAA
- a CDS encoding VacJ family lipoprotein, translating to MKPWWLLALLWPSLALAENGYDPDPWEDFNRRVFAFNEVMDEYVARPLAVGYQAVTPKDVDDSVTHFFSNLEDVIVIINDLGQLKFGQAASDTARFLVNSTVGFFGVFDVATHIGLPKHDEDFGQTLGYWGVGTGPYIMLPILGPSTLRDGAGDVIGTVSGVDYLSIPDTNAKKLAAYGVRNIDVRAGLLASEGLITGDRYTFVRSFYLQRREFLVNDGESSDNWEEDSWDDDVWVDDEWDDSLEDDIDREAFEQ from the coding sequence ATGAAACCTTGGTGGCTGCTTGCTCTGTTATGGCCGTCGTTGGCATTGGCAGAGAATGGCTATGACCCGGACCCTTGGGAAGATTTTAACCGTCGGGTGTTCGCCTTTAATGAAGTGATGGATGAATACGTCGCCAGGCCGCTAGCGGTTGGGTATCAGGCGGTTACACCAAAAGACGTCGATGATTCGGTGACGCACTTTTTTTCTAATTTAGAAGATGTGATCGTCATCATTAACGACTTGGGGCAGCTAAAGTTTGGCCAAGCGGCCTCGGATACGGCGCGTTTTCTGGTGAACAGTACCGTCGGATTTTTTGGTGTGTTTGATGTTGCCACGCACATTGGTTTGCCAAAGCACGATGAAGATTTTGGTCAGACATTAGGCTACTGGGGCGTCGGCACTGGTCCTTATATTATGTTGCCGATACTCGGACCCAGCACGCTGCGTGACGGCGCTGGTGATGTCATCGGTACTGTGTCGGGTGTGGATTATTTATCCATCCCGGACACCAATGCTAAAAAACTCGCAGCTTATGGGGTGAGAAATATTGACGTCAGGGCTGGGTTGTTGGCGTCGGAAGGGCTGATCACTGGCGATCGTTATACTTTTGTACGCAGTTTTTATCTGCAGCGCCGGGAATTTCTCGTCAATGACGGTGAGTCATCAGACAACTGGGAAGAAGACAGTTGGGATGATGATGTCTGGGTCGATGATGAGTGGGATGACTCTTTGGAAGACGATATCGATCGAGAGGCGTTCGAACAATAA
- a CDS encoding enoyl-ACP reductase FabI: MGMLSGKKALIVGLASKHSIAHGIAEAFHREGAELAFTYQGEKLQPRVEKMAGEWGSELCFPCDVSSDEQIDAVFENLAKHWDKVDIIIHSVGFAPGHELDGDYLQATTREGFRIAHDISAYSFVALAKAARPMLADNAALLTLSYHGSQQTLPNYNVMGLAKASLEASVRYLAGSLGSSGIRVNSISAGPIKTLAASGIKSFRKMLKHNADRAPLGRNITTLEVGNTAAFLCSDLASGISAQNIYVDGGFNSCAMSMQEMQDD; encoded by the coding sequence ATGGGCATGTTATCCGGCAAAAAAGCTTTGATTGTTGGCTTAGCCAGCAAGCACTCGATTGCACACGGTATCGCTGAAGCGTTCCATCGCGAAGGCGCAGAACTGGCGTTCACCTACCAAGGCGAAAAACTGCAGCCGCGGGTGGAAAAAATGGCCGGCGAATGGGGATCAGAGCTGTGCTTCCCGTGTGATGTCAGCTCCGATGAACAAATCGATGCGGTATTTGAAAATCTGGCCAAACATTGGGACAAAGTTGACATCATCATTCACTCAGTGGGCTTTGCTCCAGGACACGAACTGGACGGCGATTATTTGCAGGCCACCACGCGCGAAGGTTTTCGCATTGCTCACGACATCAGTGCCTACAGTTTCGTTGCATTAGCCAAAGCCGCGCGTCCGATGTTGGCTGACAACGCTGCCTTGCTGACGCTGAGCTATCACGGCTCACAACAAACCTTGCCCAACTACAATGTTATGGGCTTGGCGAAGGCCTCGCTGGAAGCGTCGGTTCGTTACCTGGCCGGTAGCCTGGGCTCGTCCGGCATTCGTGTGAACTCTATTTCAGCCGGGCCGATTAAAACGCTGGCCGCCTCCGGCATTAAAAGCTTTCGCAAAATGCTTAAACATAACGCCGATCGCGCGCCACTTGGGCGCAACATCACCACCCTAGAGGTCGGTAATACGGCGGCGTTTTTGTGCTCTGACCTGGCATCAGGCATTTCTGCGCAAAACATTTACGTCGACGGCGGCTTTAATAGCTGTGCTATGTCGATGCAGGAAATGCAAGACGACTAA
- a CDS encoding ABC transporter substrate-binding protein has translation MSAMRHLVLFLCLSWALAASSSENPLTVRYLYAKPEVTWWPLASSKATANSQDISGSLRLAMARFPRAVQQLGEVPPDHNWLEQLQMPLMIHDNQHWRPGIASRWGTSPEGQLIIEIDSAARWSDGVSITVDDVVFTLQQQQRMAPIAGLQSVDVLSPKLAALTFAPETQERTTIAQLRLLPKHYYDAYLSSPDSLRWQAEPTSGPYYIDAVQPGRSITLRRTPGWWAQQRAFFKGRFNIASVRLQRIDPSEQWAALIRGEIDWLEFKADPSDTLQQRARYFQMQLWQVPTAPAPYVVLTTHQDNSSLRRHLDAYFAGEPLAGIEFHPSVQLLHPSGQLRDSALQLQSYLQQQGFQVNIRSANLIDTRTRADIVLTHVQNPQALSAPHWPLTTSPSTVLAWEWIQVAANAPSTDLWDIHRGGHLFIDARRRNTILSRPERRTPQAVHVQSFIYSNQTQHTR, from the coding sequence ATGAGCGCCATGCGCCACCTAGTCTTATTTTTGTGCTTGTCATGGGCACTAGCAGCCTCCTCATCGGAGAATCCTCTTACCGTCCGCTACCTCTACGCCAAACCTGAGGTCACTTGGTGGCCCCTTGCCTCTTCTAAGGCAACTGCCAACAGTCAAGACATCAGCGGCTCGCTACGCCTGGCCATGGCACGCTTCCCACGCGCCGTGCAACAACTGGGAGAAGTACCACCCGATCATAACTGGCTTGAGCAGCTGCAAATGCCGCTGATGATTCACGACAATCAGCATTGGCGTCCGGGTATTGCATCGCGATGGGGCACCAGCCCAGAAGGACAGCTCATCATAGAAATCGACAGCGCCGCCCGCTGGTCCGACGGTGTCAGCATCACTGTCGACGATGTCGTGTTTACCTTGCAACAACAGCAGCGCATGGCACCGATTGCAGGCCTGCAATCGGTAGATGTGTTATCGCCCAAGCTTGCTGCACTCACCTTTGCGCCGGAAACACAAGAGCGCACCACCATTGCTCAGCTGCGCTTATTGCCAAAGCACTATTACGATGCCTACCTGTCATCCCCAGATTCTTTGCGCTGGCAAGCGGAGCCTACCAGCGGTCCCTATTACATTGATGCCGTGCAGCCCGGGCGCTCAATCACCTTACGCCGCACACCGGGCTGGTGGGCGCAGCAGCGGGCGTTTTTCAAAGGGCGTTTTAACATTGCCAGCGTGCGTCTACAGCGCATCGATCCATCTGAGCAGTGGGCAGCACTGATACGCGGCGAAATCGACTGGCTGGAATTTAAAGCCGACCCAAGCGATACGCTACAACAGCGCGCTCGCTACTTTCAAATGCAGCTGTGGCAAGTTCCAACGGCTCCGGCGCCCTATGTTGTTTTAACCACCCATCAAGACAACAGCAGTTTACGCCGACACCTCGACGCCTACTTTGCTGGCGAGCCTTTGGCCGGTATCGAATTCCACCCCAGCGTGCAGCTGCTTCATCCCAGCGGGCAACTGCGAGACAGCGCACTGCAGCTGCAGTCCTATCTGCAACAGCAAGGGTTTCAAGTGAACATTCGTAGCGCCAACCTTATCGACACCCGCACGCGCGCGGATATTGTATTAACCCACGTACAGAACCCACAGGCTTTGTCTGCGCCGCACTGGCCGCTGACAACATCGCCCAGCACAGTACTGGCGTGGGAATGGATTCAAGTGGCAGCCAATGCGCCATCCACCGACTTATGGGACATCCATCGTGGTGGCCATCTGTTTATCGACGCGCGTCGTCGCAACACCATTTTGTCTCGACCCGAGCGCCGCACGCCGCAAGCCGTGCACGTTCAATCTTTTATTTATTCAAACCAAACACAGCACACAAGGTAG
- a CDS encoding lytic transglycosylase: MRFIKLWLLAGVIGGCAQHPQQNSPVAPSVAESPLNITEQQATDATPQQHNDVWDRILASYRLNIDQDQKRITSQLNWYKSHQAYLDRVADRSRRYLYFIAEQIEARNMPGELALLPIVESAFDPFAYSHGRAAGVWQFIPSTGRDFDLHQDWWHDGRRDIRASTEAALSYLDALQRQFDGDWLLGLAAYNSGAGTVRKAIRKNRRLGKPTDFWSLQLPRETRAYVPKLIALARLLRDAEKYNIQFKPVANQPYFAVVNTGGQIDLSQVAQLADTELEEIYKLNPVYNRWATRPQGPHEILVPYEKKDTFNKNLAQLPESARLKWQRYVVRSGDSLISIAKRFHTTPDALRQSNQLRGNMIRKGQALLIPSAMQAEGSYAYSAPQRLERLKQQRKPSNSNHSLRYRVQSGDSFWSIARAHDVSVRQLTRWNGLAPGDPLKPGQTLTIWTKKQTPAQREVIRTVHYKVRSGDSLARIASKFNVRLADVKRWNRQLASNKYLQPGQRLTLYVDVTR; the protein is encoded by the coding sequence ATGAGATTCATCAAACTATGGTTGCTGGCCGGTGTCATCGGTGGTTGTGCCCAGCACCCGCAGCAAAACTCTCCTGTTGCGCCAAGCGTGGCCGAATCACCGCTCAACATCACCGAGCAGCAAGCAACGGACGCCACACCTCAACAACATAATGATGTATGGGATCGCATTCTCGCTTCCTACCGCTTGAACATAGATCAAGACCAGAAGCGCATTACCTCACAACTCAACTGGTATAAGTCGCATCAAGCCTATTTGGACCGCGTGGCCGACCGCAGCCGACGCTATTTGTATTTTATTGCCGAGCAAATTGAAGCTCGCAACATGCCTGGCGAACTGGCGCTGCTGCCCATCGTCGAAAGCGCTTTTGACCCATTTGCATACTCTCATGGTCGCGCCGCCGGTGTGTGGCAGTTTATCCCGTCGACCGGGCGTGATTTTGACTTGCACCAGGACTGGTGGCACGACGGTCGCCGCGACATACGCGCATCCACCGAAGCGGCGCTGAGTTACCTCGATGCCCTGCAGCGCCAATTTGATGGCGATTGGTTGTTGGGTCTGGCGGCCTACAACTCAGGCGCAGGCACCGTACGCAAAGCGATTCGAAAGAACCGCCGCTTGGGCAAACCAACAGATTTCTGGTCATTGCAGCTGCCGCGCGAAACCCGCGCCTATGTCCCAAAATTAATCGCATTGGCACGTCTGCTGCGCGATGCAGAAAAGTACAACATTCAGTTCAAACCTGTGGCTAATCAGCCCTACTTTGCCGTGGTCAATACCGGCGGGCAGATCGACCTGTCGCAGGTCGCACAATTGGCTGACACTGAGCTGGAGGAGATTTACAAACTCAACCCGGTTTACAACCGCTGGGCCACACGACCACAGGGGCCACATGAGATACTGGTGCCCTACGAGAAAAAAGACACGTTTAACAAAAACCTCGCCCAACTGCCCGAGTCAGCCAGACTCAAATGGCAGCGCTATGTTGTCCGCAGCGGCGACTCGCTGATTTCGATCGCTAAGCGTTTTCACACCACCCCAGATGCCTTGCGCCAGTCAAACCAGCTGCGCGGCAACATGATTCGCAAAGGCCAAGCACTGCTCATCCCGTCAGCCATGCAAGCCGAAGGCTCATACGCCTACAGCGCGCCGCAGCGACTGGAGCGGCTTAAACAGCAACGCAAACCCAGCAACAGCAATCACAGCCTGCGCTATCGCGTCCAAAGCGGGGATAGCTTCTGGAGCATTGCCCGCGCCCACGACGTCAGTGTTCGCCAGTTAACGCGTTGGAATGGCTTAGCGCCTGGCGACCCCTTAAAGCCTGGCCAAACCCTTACCATTTGGACCAAAAAACAGACTCCTGCCCAGCGAGAGGTGATTCGCACCGTGCATTACAAAGTGCGCTCTGGCGACTCATTAGCGCGCATTGCCAGCAAATTTAATGTGCGCTTGGCCGATGTAAAACGCTGGAATCGCCAGCTCGCCAGCAATAAATATCTGCAACCAGGACAACGCTTGACCTTGTACGTCGATGTGACACGCTAG
- a CDS encoding class I SAM-dependent methyltransferase, with product MAQYGNRIGFRHYQSWLQRPSAQRLLAMEAGWLGDWLGQLDGEHLLYAGVDAEPRFLRHSPMSHRFTVDLPWQADACRGAVQMQPEAWPFMDQSLDLVVLQHALDLSRRPHQVVREASRCLVSSGYMIVVGFNPWSLWGAQRWLRTFSSELPWLSNPVAAGRLTDWLTLLDFRIESVQHLAHLWPLKLFSESLSRRVDRVLMGHRGLPGNAYLLVARKTIAGVTRIRAPRWRVTDNTFTIPAPAGRQPLG from the coding sequence ATGGCTCAGTATGGCAATCGAATTGGCTTTCGCCACTACCAGAGCTGGTTGCAGCGTCCTTCTGCGCAGCGCCTGTTGGCGATGGAAGCGGGTTGGCTTGGTGATTGGTTGGGGCAGCTGGATGGCGAACATCTGCTCTATGCGGGCGTCGATGCAGAGCCTCGGTTTTTGCGTCATAGCCCCATGTCGCATCGTTTTACAGTCGACCTGCCCTGGCAAGCCGACGCCTGCCGCGGTGCTGTGCAAATGCAGCCCGAGGCTTGGCCGTTTATGGATCAGTCGCTGGATTTGGTGGTGTTGCAGCATGCGCTCGATCTGAGCCGCCGCCCGCACCAGGTGGTGCGAGAGGCATCGCGCTGCCTAGTGAGTAGCGGCTACATGATTGTTGTTGGTTTTAACCCTTGGAGTTTGTGGGGCGCTCAGCGTTGGCTGCGCACCTTTTCATCTGAATTGCCTTGGTTGAGTAATCCGGTGGCCGCCGGTCGTCTTACCGATTGGCTAACGTTGCTCGATTTTCGTATCGAGAGTGTCCAGCATTTGGCGCATTTGTGGCCGTTGAAGTTGTTTTCTGAGTCTCTCAGTCGACGCGTCGATCGTGTATTGATGGGGCATCGTGGTTTGCCGGGTAATGCGTATTTGTTAGTGGCACGAAAAACTATCGCAGGTGTGACGCGTATCCGCGCACCGCGCTGGCGAGTGACGGATAATACCTTTACCATCCCGGCGCCTGCAGGGCGTCAGCCTTTGGGTTAA
- the rnhA gene encoding ribonuclease HI: MNSPTVELYTDGACKGNPGPGGWGCLLRYGQHEKELWGGEAMTTNNRMELTAALRGLEALQRPCNVVLTTDSQYVKQGIQQWLAGWKKKGWKTASGQAVKNQDLWQQLDAAVQRHQIDWRWVKGHAGHADNERADMLANRGAQEVTS; the protein is encoded by the coding sequence ATGAATAGTCCAACAGTCGAGTTGTATACAGACGGTGCTTGTAAGGGCAACCCGGGCCCAGGAGGTTGGGGGTGCCTATTGCGGTACGGTCAGCATGAAAAAGAGTTGTGGGGCGGTGAGGCCATGACAACCAATAACCGCATGGAGCTGACTGCAGCTTTGCGCGGCCTTGAGGCATTACAGCGCCCGTGTAACGTGGTGCTAACCACCGATTCACAGTACGTGAAACAAGGCATTCAGCAATGGCTGGCTGGCTGGAAAAAGAAAGGCTGGAAGACCGCCTCTGGCCAAGCGGTGAAGAATCAAGACTTGTGGCAGCAGTTGGATGCGGCGGTGCAGCGCCATCAGATCGATTGGCGTTGGGTCAAAGGGCATGCTGGACATGCTGATAATGAACGAGCGGATATGCTGGCAAATCGTGGCGCACAAGAGGTGACATCATGA
- the dnaQ gene encoding DNA polymerase III subunit epsilon — MRQVVLDTETTGIGEGHRIIEIGCVEVIERRLTGRHFHQYINPQRDIDVEAAEVHGITNEWLIEQGAPVFAQVADQFRQFIAGAELVIHNAPFDVGMMDAEFNRLNLTPTRDFCSVLDTLVLARDMFPGARNSLDALCKRYDIDNSHRELHGALLDAEILADVYLMMTGGQTDLALSVESEGGSEGQLDDILFNVDVANVELPVVRASAAEIKAHDGMLELIDKASDGALWRNL; from the coding sequence ATGAGACAAGTGGTTCTGGATACAGAGACCACCGGTATTGGTGAAGGCCACCGGATTATTGAGATTGGTTGTGTTGAAGTCATTGAGCGCCGCCTTACCGGTCGTCATTTCCATCAATACATCAATCCTCAGCGTGACATTGATGTTGAGGCTGCCGAGGTGCACGGAATCACCAACGAATGGCTGATTGAACAAGGTGCGCCGGTATTTGCTCAAGTGGCCGATCAGTTTCGCCAGTTTATTGCTGGCGCAGAGCTGGTGATTCACAACGCGCCCTTCGACGTGGGCATGATGGACGCCGAGTTTAACCGGCTAAACTTAACGCCAACGCGCGATTTTTGCTCCGTTCTCGATACTTTGGTGCTGGCGCGTGACATGTTCCCCGGCGCGCGCAACAGCTTGGACGCCTTGTGTAAACGCTATGACATCGACAACAGTCATCGTGAGTTACACGGCGCTTTGCTTGATGCCGAGATTCTGGCTGATGTCTATTTGATGATGACCGGTGGTCAGACCGACTTGGCATTAAGCGTTGAGTCAGAGGGCGGCTCTGAAGGGCAGTTGGATGATATCTTGTTTAATGTCGATGTGGCCAACGTTGAGCTGCCGGTAGTACGCGCCAGTGCGGCTGAAATAAAAGCGCACGATGGCATGTTGGAACTCATTGATAAGGCCAGCGATGGCGCCCTGTGGCGAAATCTGTGA